From one Synechocystis sp. PCC 6803 substr. PCC-P genomic stretch:
- the pilM gene encoding type IV pilus biogenesis protein PilM: MFSRFTSLFGRKSSGVGLEITPERVNVAQLTSQGQSYKLRKFGHASIPEGIFEEGKIVDSPALAEIIQELLSENGINTKQVATAVPMREAIIRMLPVPAELDENELRDMVLNHEAALYLPYPREEVDLDYQKLGLFEDEDGIEKVQVLLVATRREVTDSYLDTFQQAGLQVDVLEINSFALIRTIREQLRQFGSREAAVLVDIEFDSTEIAIIVDGVPQFSRTVPIGTYQMQNALSRAMNLPPSRNPEILQGMTIPVTQFDTMSTQGTAVNPGMNALMRVMGELTDELRRSINFYLNQSEELELVQLLLAGPGGGLIQLDEYFTQRLSIPTVKIDPFEALAIDTDQNFSDIERPSLATVLGLGIREA; the protein is encoded by the coding sequence ATGTTTAGCCGTTTTACCAGCTTATTTGGCCGTAAATCCTCCGGGGTAGGGCTAGAAATTACCCCAGAAAGGGTTAACGTCGCCCAACTTACTTCCCAGGGTCAGAGTTATAAACTAAGGAAATTTGGACACGCATCCATTCCGGAGGGAATTTTCGAGGAAGGAAAGATCGTTGATTCTCCGGCCCTAGCGGAAATTATTCAGGAACTGCTGAGCGAGAATGGCATTAACACCAAGCAGGTGGCAACAGCGGTACCCATGCGGGAAGCGATCATCCGTATGCTGCCGGTGCCGGCGGAGTTGGACGAAAATGAGTTGCGCGACATGGTGCTAAATCACGAAGCTGCCCTGTATCTACCCTATCCCAGGGAAGAAGTGGATTTGGATTACCAAAAGCTGGGCTTGTTTGAAGATGAGGATGGCATTGAGAAAGTGCAAGTGTTGTTAGTGGCTACCCGGCGGGAGGTAACCGATTCCTATCTGGACACTTTTCAACAGGCAGGGCTCCAGGTGGACGTGCTAGAAATTAATAGTTTTGCGTTGATTAGAACCATTCGGGAACAGTTGCGGCAGTTTGGTTCCCGGGAAGCGGCGGTGCTGGTTGATATTGAGTTCGATAGCACGGAAATTGCCATCATTGTCGATGGAGTACCCCAGTTTTCCCGCACAGTGCCCATTGGTACTTACCAAATGCAAAATGCCCTTTCCCGGGCAATGAATTTGCCCCCTTCCCGCAATCCAGAAATTTTGCAGGGCATGACCATTCCCGTCACCCAGTTTGACACCATGAGCACCCAAGGCACAGCGGTTAATCCTGGGATGAATGCTCTGATGCGTGTGATGGGGGAACTAACCGACGAGTTGCGACGGTCCATTAACTTCTACCTCAACCAGAGTGAGGAATTGGAACTAGTGCAGTTACTCTTGGCCGGCCCTGGTGGTGGCCTGATTCAGTTGGATGAGTATTTCACCCAACGTTTGAGTATTCCCACCGTCAAAATTGATCCCTTTGAAGCTCTGGCGATCGACACGGATCAGAATTTTTCTGACATAGAGCGACCCAGTTTGGCCACGGTTTTGGGTTTAGGTATCCGGGAAGCCTAG
- a CDS encoding PilN domain-containing protein, giving the protein MYSLDVNFLKDRNSDVVRSTQTTTITLTGDDLQKQMPLYIGAGVMVLLPALAGLGVLLINWQKGVAQTNIQQLETELSQLQGEQQKIQEVEAKTAAAHQEADGLIGVFNQIKPWSALFQEITNQLPQEVQLQSIQQEGNVITLSGFAGNYGSLNDFLLTLQSSKFLQANKTKLMTANAAALPITGEGATAETGGTEEPSADQAASGVVIPAGVSYTIQTEITNTPDKELITALIANGAAGLVARFKFLELKGVLDRPAGIPEVAPILEPPAEGAPGAETPPANN; this is encoded by the coding sequence ATGTATAGCCTAGATGTAAATTTTCTCAAGGATCGTAACTCTGACGTTGTTCGGTCGACCCAAACTACCACTATCACCCTAACGGGGGACGATCTACAGAAGCAAATGCCGCTTTATATTGGGGCGGGGGTGATGGTACTTTTGCCTGCTTTGGCGGGGTTGGGAGTACTGCTAATCAATTGGCAAAAGGGTGTTGCTCAAACCAATATCCAACAATTGGAAACGGAGTTATCCCAGCTACAGGGGGAACAGCAAAAAATCCAGGAAGTTGAGGCAAAAACGGCGGCGGCTCACCAAGAAGCAGATGGGCTAATTGGCGTTTTTAATCAAATTAAACCTTGGTCAGCCCTGTTTCAGGAGATAACTAATCAGTTGCCCCAGGAAGTGCAACTCCAAAGTATCCAGCAGGAAGGAAATGTAATCACTCTTTCCGGTTTTGCTGGCAACTATGGCTCCCTCAATGATTTTCTGCTGACTTTGCAAAGCTCGAAGTTTTTGCAGGCTAATAAAACTAAGCTGATGACAGCCAACGCGGCAGCCCTACCTATTACGGGGGAAGGGGCAACGGCAGAAACCGGGGGCACAGAGGAGCCAAGTGCAGATCAAGCTGCTTCTGGTGTTGTCATTCCAGCGGGAGTGAGTTATACCATCCAAACGGAAATTACCAATACCCCCGATAAGGAATTGATAACGGCATTGATCGCCAATGGGGCAGCCGGTTTAGTGGCTCGTTTCAAGTTTCTGGAACTGAAGGGCGTCTTGGATCGACCTGCGGGAATACCGGAGGTTGCGCCTATTTTGGAGCCACCGGCGGAGGGAGCTCCTGGAGCAGAAACCCCACCAGCTAATAATTGA